The Myxocyprinus asiaticus isolate MX2 ecotype Aquarium Trade chromosome 39, UBuf_Myxa_2, whole genome shotgun sequence genome window below encodes:
- the LOC127429907 gene encoding claudin-8-like, giving the protein MANGALEIVGMCVTLIGLIGAAASTGMPMWRVTAFIGENIIVMETRYEGLWMNCYRQANIRMQCKVYDSLLALSPDLQAARGLMCCSVALTGLGLLIAIVGMRCTACIQDNDRAKRMILIICGCMILMGCLCCIIPVSWTGHAIIQDFYNPLLIDAQRRELGEALYIGWVSSAFLFAGGCIFICCNGPLDKGPDPNRYMYTRNAPYVAYQPQPVAYVPQPRSVYSHPSGPPSFIQPSYQPSRQQSFIQPSRQQSFIQQSRHPSAHRSVAYL; this is encoded by the coding sequence ATGGCCAATGGCGCCCTGGAGATCGTGGGAATGTGTGTGACCCTGATCGGGCTCATTGGGGCAGCAGCCAGCACTGGAATGCCAATGTGGCGGGTGACAGCTTTTATTGGCGAGAACATCATTGTGATGGAGACTCGATACGAGGGATTGTGGATGAACTGCTATCGGCAAGCGAATATTCGAATGCAGTGTAAAGTGTACGATTCTTTGCTAGCGCTTTCTCCTGATCTTCAGGCCGCTAGGGGACTCATGTGCTGCTCCGTGGCTTTGACCGGTCTGGGTTTACTGATCGCGATCGTAGGGATGAGATGCACGGCGTGCATCCAGGACAATGACCGAGCCAAGCGGATGATTCTAATCATATGCGGTTGCATGATTCTCATGGGTTGCCTCTGCTGCATCATTCCCGTCTCATGGACCGGTCATGCAATCATTCAAGATTTCTACAACCCGCTACTCATCGACGCCCAGCGTAGGGAACTAGGTGAAGCACTCTACATCGGTTGGGTGTCGTCTGCATTCCTGTTCGCCGGTGGGTGCATATTTATCTGCTGTAATGGCCCCCTAGACAAGGGCCCTGATCCAAACAGATACATGTACACAAGGAACGCCCCCTATGTGGCCTATCAGCCTCAACCTGTGGCCTATGTCCCCCAACCGCGGTCGGTTTACAGCCATCCATCTGGTCCGCCGTCATTCATTCAGCCATCTTACCAACCATCCAGACAGCAGTCGTTCATCCAGCCCTCAAGACAACAGTCCTTCATACAACAATCCAGACATCCGTCCGCCCATAGATCCGTCGCCTATCTCTGA
- the LOC127429906 gene encoding claudin-8-like: MSYTAGSYVDKSYMGKPYGGSAYTGYTDKKSAKEAYDEQLKIEKRKRRESMYCEVLALVIGFIGLIGVAAVTGLPMWKVTAFIQENIIVMETRWEGLWMNCYRQANIRMQCKVYDSLLFLPADLQAARGLMCASVALTTFACIVSAVGMRCTRLVDSRPRTKHIVLVSGGCLYLAGCVTTLIPVSWTGHVIIQDFYNPLLIDAQRRELGEALYIGWVTSAVLFSAGVILLCRHAPRTQDKENMASVLYRAGSAPYNYSYRPGYGYQPAYTYQPAYSYQPAYSPAPPAVYNPPRY, encoded by the coding sequence ATGTCTTACACAGCAGGGTCTTATGTGGACAAGTCCTACATGGGCAAACCCTATGGTGGCAGTGCCTACACCGGCTACACGGATAAGAAGTCGGCAAAGGAGGCGTATGACGAACAACTCAAGATTGAGAAGAGAAAACGACGGGAATCTATGTACTGTGAGGTCTTGGCGCTGGTCATCGGATTCATCGGACTGATCGGTGTCGCTGCCGTCACAGGCCTCCCAATGTGGAAGGTGACGGCCTTCATTCAGGAGAACATCATTGTCATGGAGACTCGTTGGGAGGGCTTGTGGATGAACTGTTACCGGCAAGCCAATATCCGTATGCAGTGTAAAGTGTATGATTCTTTGCTATTTCTTCCGGCCGACCTCCAGGCCGCCAGGGGCCTGATGTGTGCCTCAGTGGCGCTGACCACCTTTGCCTGCATCGTGTCAGCCGTAGGAATGCGCTGCACGCGACTCGTAGACTCCCGGCCCAGGACCAAACACATCGTTTTGGTCAGCGGAGGCTGTTTGTACCTGGCCGGCTGCGTAACCACTCTCATTCCCGTCTCTTGGACAGGTCACGTGATCATTCAGGACTTCTACAATCCGTTGTTGATTGATGCCCAGCGCAGGGAGCTCGGAGAGGCGCTCTACATTGGATGGGTCACTTCGGCAGTTCTCTTCAGTGCCGGAGTTATTCTGCTTTGTCGACACGCTCCACGGACCCAGGACAAAGAGAACATGGCGTCAGTGCTGTATCGGGCTGGATCAGCCCCGTATAACTACTCATACAGACCCGGATACGGATACCAGCCCGCTTACACTTACCAGCCCGCATACAGCTATCAGCCAGCGTATTCTCCAGCGCCACCTGCGGTCTATAATCCACCACGATACTGA